A single window of Vigna radiata var. radiata cultivar VC1973A chromosome 4, Vradiata_ver6, whole genome shotgun sequence DNA harbors:
- the LOC106758191 gene encoding uncharacterized protein LOC106758191 has product MAAATVKLLLPLSFFLLMPSFLTIAVAYRPGDIVPMSRMGQYHSSRTVWHDLIGRHCPIFAVNREVLMPIPKPTGFTGADAYKLSFQVGREKFLIPWLLVVNRKSTEVPMIEVNLRYSGSDLHGVTAKVVDMPHHYVEIHPEIRRQFWDPEHWPKHVLVRYTWKEHSEIDVNSGFFVLFGSGLMLSFILSIYVLQSSRDKFERFVRETVVESNLAGEVVAKVE; this is encoded by the exons ATGGCTGCAGCTACCGTGAAACTGCTTCTACCACTGTCGTTTTTTCTTCTGATGCCGTCGTTTCTAACGATTGCTGTCGCTTACAGACCCGGCGACATCGTTCCCATGAGCCGCATGGGTCAATACCATTCC TCGCGAACCGTGTGGCACGACCTCATTGGTCGCCACTGCCCCATCTTCGCTGTAAATCGCGAG GTCTTGATGCCAATACCCAAACCCACGGGTTTCACTGGTGCTGATGCTTATAAATT ATCATTTCAAGTTGGGAGGGAAAAGTTTTTAATCCCATGGCTTCTTGTGGTTAATCGTAAAAGTACAGAGGTTCCAATGATTGAAGTCAATCTG AGGTATTCAGGAAGTGATTTGCATGGTGTCACTGCTAAAGTTGTGGATATGCCTCATCACT atgttGAAATTCACCCTGAGATTCGTAGACAATTCTGGGACCCTGAGCATTGGCCCAAGCATGTACTTGTCCGATATACATG GAAGGAGCACTCAGAGATAGATGTGAATTCAggattttttgttctttttggtTCAG GGCTCATGTTGTCATTCATCCTTTCAATCTACGTATTGCAATCATCACGTGACAAATTCGAAAG ATTTGTAAGGGAAACGGTTGTAGAAAGCAACCTGGCTGGTGAAGTGGTAGCAAAGGTTGAATGA